A genomic region of Bacillota bacterium contains the following coding sequences:
- a CDS encoding Stp1/IreP family PP2C-type Ser/Thr phosphatase, producing the protein MASLVTGKKPLWQVAAATDVGKVRAHNEDSYAILNSAQLRGAYDFALIVADGMGGRNAGEVASRAAVEAASQAILNNARYVDASSLLRFAVEAAHISIQQRAEEHPEYEGMGTTLVMALVRDTEAWIASVGDSRAYILRGEQLLPLTEDHTFVAEQVRAGGMSLEQARHSRFRHMLTRAVGTSVDYTPDVVSTRVESGDVLMLCTDGLTNMVWEEEIVRLLRKHRRDPERACRSLIEAANAQGGQDNITVLLAADMREIAASSDDEELQTVSELPTVRDPLRQVARWVKRISPRPAAIGIVVVLIMAGVLAWVSVVRKPKPAPQLPPPPPVLDLARLRYAEPKVLLNKPLRGAPLTVDPQGRIYAMSEQGRVLCISPEGKLLTVSSQPFSAAANPEIKPDVVYFATDPQGNFYVCDRTGRRILKYRTDGALLGSIGQGKLKRPAALAVGSDGSVYVIDAGRLTVFRAIPEGTDNGSQPHR; encoded by the coding sequence ATGGCAAGCCTGGTGACGGGAAAGAAACCTCTCTGGCAGGTTGCTGCCGCCACAGACGTGGGCAAAGTGCGAGCGCATAACGAAGACAGTTACGCCATATTGAATTCGGCGCAGCTGCGTGGTGCGTACGACTTTGCGCTCATCGTTGCGGACGGCATGGGTGGACGTAACGCCGGGGAGGTTGCCAGTCGTGCGGCGGTAGAGGCAGCATCGCAAGCAATATTGAACAACGCGAGGTATGTGGACGCCTCCTCCCTGCTGCGTTTTGCGGTGGAAGCGGCGCATATCTCCATCCAGCAACGCGCAGAAGAGCATCCCGAGTACGAAGGTATGGGCACGACCCTCGTGATGGCGCTGGTCCGGGACACGGAGGCGTGGATAGCCAGCGTGGGGGACAGCCGGGCGTATATCCTTCGCGGCGAACAGCTGCTGCCCCTCACGGAGGACCATACCTTTGTCGCCGAGCAGGTGCGCGCCGGAGGTATGAGCCTTGAGCAGGCTCGCCACAGCCGTTTTCGGCACATGCTCACGCGCGCCGTCGGCACCAGTGTGGATTACACGCCGGATGTAGTTTCCACGCGGGTGGAGTCGGGCGATGTGCTGATGCTTTGCACCGACGGCTTGACGAATATGGTGTGGGAAGAGGAGATAGTGCGCCTGCTGCGCAAACACCGTCGCGACCCCGAACGCGCCTGTCGCAGCCTGATTGAAGCCGCCAACGCACAGGGGGGACAGGATAATATCACCGTGTTGCTGGCAGCAGACATGCGCGAGATAGCCGCTTCATCCGACGATGAAGAGCTGCAGACGGTCTCCGAACTGCCTACGGTTCGTGACCCTCTCCGGCAGGTAGCCCGCTGGGTAAAGCGCATCTCGCCTCGGCCTGCGGCGATTGGGATTGTGGTGGTCTTAATAATGGCAGGCGTGCTGGCATGGGTATCCGTTGTCAGAAAACCGAAACCCGCCCCACAGCTGCCGCCGCCCCCGCCAGTGTTGGACCTTGCCCGGTTGCGTTACGCTGAGCCGAAGGTTCTGCTGAACAAACCGCTGCGCGGCGCACCCTTAACCGTCGACCCGCAGGGCAGGATTTACGCCATGAGCGAGCAGGGCAGAGTGCTTTGCATCTCGCCGGAGGGGAAGTTGCTAACGGTTTCCAGCCAGCCTTTCAGCGCGGCAGCAAACCCCGAAATCAAGCCCGATGTGGTCTACTTCGCAACCGACCCACAGGGCAACTTCTATGTGTGCGACCGCACCGGTCGACGCATTCTCAAGTACCGTACCGACGGGGCGTTGCTGGGAAGCATCGGGCAGGGTAAGCTGAAGCGACCAGCGGCGCTGGCAGTGGGTTCGGACGGCTCAGTATACGTCATCGATGCGGGCAGGCTGACCGTCTTCCGCGCCATACCAGAGGGAACCGACAATGGCTCTCAGCCCCATCGGTAA